The Salmo salar unplaced genomic scaffold, Ssal_v3.1, whole genome shotgun sequence genome has a window encoding:
- the LOC123735858 gene encoding B-cell receptor CD22-like, whose translation MVLGQNVWSVTYTKKSICALKGSTVELHCSYTYPSGTVTTTLWFTESGTGKEPKDLGQDPEYAGRLECHGDQKNCHTLRITDLRESDSAEYKFRLLTDQTGGKYIGSPGVTLSVTDVVLEMDPTSVSERENVTLICRTKCTLDPITAYSWYKNGQPIPNSNTSSPVYSLFSVSSEDTGRYSCAVEGHEDLPSAEETLTVTYGPRNTSVSVSPSGEIMEGSSVTLTCSSESNPPVDKYTWYKKNVTSPKASGQSYSITNIISEDRGEYYCEAENTIASNNSTALMIIIAENQTSVLTAAVGIIVVVLGVILASCLSGFMWFRKKASKSTFDTRHTADDGQGDSSAVYGNISGMAMTPAAAQTVATFDQEQDEDVQPTVEQAAEEDPSVLYSTVNKPRTKKT comes from the exons a TGGTACTGGGTCAGAATGTCTGGAGTGTGACTTACACCAAGAAAAGTATCTGTGCcttgaaggggtcaacagtggaGCTGCACTGCTCTTATACATATCCCAGTGGTACAGTCACAACAACCCTCTGGTTCACTGAATCTGGGACTGGTAAAGAACCTAAAGATCTAGGTCAGGACCCAGAGTATGCAGGTCGTCTGGAGTGTCATGGAGATCAGAAGAATTGTCACACACTGAGgatcacagacctgagagagagtgaCTCTGCTGAGTACAAGTTCAGATTATTAACAGATCAGACCGGAGGGAAATATATTGGcagtcctggagtcactctgtctgtcacag ATGTTGTGTTGGAGATGGATCCTACATCTGtgtcagagagggagaatgtCACACTGATATGTAGAACCAAATGTACACTGGACCCCATCACAGCCTACAGTTGGTATAAGAATGGACAGCCTATACCAAACAGCAacacctcctctcctgtctatagCCTATTCTCAGTCAGCAGTGAGGATACAGGCCGATACTCCTGTGCTGTAGAAGGCCATGAGGATCTCCCCTCTGCTGAAGAGACTCTCactgtcacat ATGGTCCAAGGAAcacctcagtgtcagtcagtccctctggtgaaataatggagggcagttcagtgactctgacctgcagcagtgaatccaacccacctgtggacaaatacacctggtacaaGAAGAATGTTACCTCACCAAAAGCATCAGGACAGAGTTACAGCATCACTAACATCATctctgaggacagaggagaataCTACTGTGAGGCTGAGAATACAATAGCATCTAATAACTCTACAGCTCTGATGATCATTATAGCAG AGAACCAAACCTCAGTTCTAACTGCTGCTGTAGGAATCATAGTGGTTGTTCTGGGTGTCATACTGGCTTCATGTCTCTCTGGCTTCATGTGGTTCAG GAAGAAGGCCTCCAAATCCACCTTTGACACAAGACACACAGCAGACGACGGACAG ggAGACTCTAGTGCAGTGTATGGCAACATCTCAGGCATGGCCATGACCCCTGCTGCAGCACAGACAGTGGCCACCTTCGACCAGGAACAGGACGAGGATGTCCA